A genomic segment from Polyangium mundeleinium encodes:
- a CDS encoding restriction endonuclease, giving the protein MWMIRAGRGSENIEDFVRHGIVALGDKLLGAVPPTIKKEALLELYAEKYPDEKEGSRASWAGQLLRFIGEIKLGDEVVTFDRERRKYLLGKVTSEYYWDDKLIEDLPAVRRVEWTHEVSRDLLSTKTRNTLGAIQTLFKLSADAEKDLRAHAVPFGASVPAPKPVPKQKLEAEQEEQAALLAETFERADEFIEDAINALDWRQMQELVAGLLRAMGYRTTVAEGGPDRGVDIFASPDGLGLQEPRIFVEVKHRGQVMGAKEIRAFLGGRKRGDKCLYVSTGGFSKDAHYEADRADVATTLISLPALRKLVVDHYESLDAETRALVPLRRLYWPVGKK; this is encoded by the coding sequence ATGTGGATGATCCGCGCTGGCCGCGGGAGCGAAAACATCGAGGACTTCGTTCGTCACGGCATCGTCGCGCTCGGGGACAAGCTCCTCGGCGCGGTGCCGCCGACCATCAAGAAGGAAGCCTTGCTCGAGCTCTATGCCGAGAAGTACCCCGACGAGAAGGAGGGCAGCCGCGCGTCGTGGGCGGGGCAGCTCCTCCGGTTCATCGGAGAGATCAAGCTCGGCGATGAGGTCGTTACGTTTGACCGGGAGCGTCGCAAGTATCTCCTCGGCAAGGTCACCTCGGAGTACTACTGGGACGACAAACTCATCGAGGACCTGCCCGCCGTTCGTCGCGTCGAGTGGACCCACGAGGTCAGCCGTGATCTCCTGAGTACGAAGACACGCAACACCCTCGGCGCGATTCAGACGTTGTTCAAGCTCAGCGCCGACGCCGAGAAGGATCTCCGCGCGCACGCCGTCCCCTTTGGTGCATCCGTCCCAGCCCCGAAACCCGTGCCGAAGCAGAAGCTCGAGGCCGAGCAGGAGGAGCAGGCGGCGCTGCTCGCAGAGACGTTCGAGCGCGCGGACGAGTTCATCGAGGACGCGATCAACGCGCTCGACTGGCGCCAGATGCAGGAGCTCGTCGCGGGGCTGCTCCGCGCGATGGGGTATCGAACGACCGTCGCGGAAGGCGGGCCCGACCGAGGCGTCGACATCTTCGCGTCACCCGATGGCCTCGGCTTGCAGGAGCCGCGGATTTTCGTGGAGGTGAAGCATCGCGGCCAGGTCATGGGCGCGAAGGAGATCCGCGCGTTCCTTGGTGGGCGCAAGCGCGGGGACAAGTGCCTCTACGTGAGCACGGGCGGGTTCTCGAAGGACGCGCACTACGAGGCGGATCGCGCGGACGTGGCGACGACGTTGATCAGCCTGCCGGCGTTGCGGAAGCTTGTCGTGGACCACTACGAGAGTTTGGACGCGGAGACGCGGGCGCTCGTGCCGTTGCGGAGGCTCTACTGGCCGGTGGGGAAGAAATAA
- a CDS encoding cytochrome P450: MYLVLSHRLVRKVLTDPHTFSCRNGIEDVFKDATPAPALLGLDPPDHTRLRALAASAFTPQTIARLRRCTYEIAHRVLNEVIEAGAMDVVADISDKIPLMLIAGIFGLPLDDWEHFLRWSHCIAAAAAPTVTREQGTDHRVPLLEMRRYLLAEIEDRRTRPTEDLLSRFVHANVEGARLDTEEVLSLTMLLVSAGHGTTANGIAQGIRWLLAHPDQMDKLRRERRLLPTAVEEILRYDPPMYMVPRVVTRSVELAGHTLEKGDRLLYVAATANRDEKVFPHPDRFDITRDPNPHLSFGYGIHFCLGAALARQELRAALDVILDRCLHLERADTAPIEHGGAVHLNGLKQLRVKFQPGPQCSADVAAA, translated from the coding sequence ATGTACCTGGTCCTTTCGCACCGGCTCGTCCGAAAGGTGCTCACCGATCCGCATACATTCTCCTGTCGAAACGGGATCGAAGACGTATTCAAGGATGCGACACCGGCCCCGGCGCTCCTGGGATTGGATCCCCCGGACCACACCCGCCTGCGCGCTCTCGCCGCAAGCGCGTTCACTCCGCAGACCATCGCGAGGCTGAGGCGGTGTACCTACGAGATCGCCCATCGGGTTCTGAACGAGGTGATCGAGGCCGGCGCGATGGATGTCGTCGCCGACATCAGCGACAAGATCCCCCTGATGCTCATCGCGGGAATCTTCGGCCTTCCCCTCGACGATTGGGAACACTTCCTCCGCTGGTCGCATTGCATCGCGGCCGCCGCCGCCCCGACCGTGACCCGAGAGCAAGGGACCGACCACCGGGTGCCGCTCCTGGAGATGCGCCGGTATTTGCTCGCGGAAATCGAGGACCGCCGCACGCGACCCACGGAGGATCTCTTGAGCCGATTCGTTCACGCCAACGTGGAAGGAGCACGGCTGGACACGGAGGAGGTTCTATCCCTCACGATGCTCCTCGTCTCAGCGGGCCACGGCACCACGGCGAACGGGATCGCACAAGGAATCCGCTGGCTCCTCGCCCATCCGGATCAGATGGACAAACTCCGGCGTGAACGTCGCCTGCTCCCCACGGCCGTGGAAGAAATCCTTCGTTATGATCCGCCCATGTACATGGTGCCGCGCGTCGTGACGCGCTCGGTGGAGCTCGCAGGGCACACGCTCGAAAAGGGAGATCGGCTGCTTTACGTCGCGGCCACCGCGAACCGAGACGAAAAGGTGTTTCCGCATCCGGACCGATTTGACATCACCCGCGATCCGAACCCGCATCTGTCCTTTGGGTATGGGATCCACTTCTGCCTCGGCGCAGCCCTCGCCCGGCAGGAGCTGCGGGCCGCGCTGGACGTGATCCTCGACCGGTGTCTTCATCTGGAGCGAGCCGACACAGCGCCGATCGAGCATGGTGGCGCGGTGCATCTGAACGGTCTCAAGCAACTGCGCGTGAAATTCCAGCCCGGCCCGCAGTGTTCTGCCGACGTGGCGGCGGCCTGA
- a CDS encoding phosphotransferase: protein MTLEDLLPSDLRGPTTTITPIAAGLSGAGVYRVEAAGQAFVLKVAAESESADDWRNTLHIQRLAADTGLAPRIVHVDEPRRAVLTAFVADRSFAAFYRDPRTHDAALTQLGHTVRRIHALPVPEGARERDPRAFLLQIWNGFQAGIALPAFAGEAVQRALAEESPPREGALVLGHNDLNPSNLIYDGASILVLDWATAGPMDPDYDLAVLSVFLRMDEGTCLRLLSAYDGRPFVELPRRFRYTRRLVAALAGVMQLDLARQRQHAGATGAETLDATPSLGEFYQRMAAGALKLGTADGHWAFGLALLKECLAF, encoded by the coding sequence ATGACCCTCGAAGACCTCCTCCCCTCGGACCTCAGAGGACCCACCACCACGATCACGCCGATCGCCGCGGGGCTCTCGGGCGCCGGCGTTTACCGCGTCGAGGCCGCCGGCCAGGCGTTCGTGCTCAAGGTCGCCGCGGAGAGCGAGAGCGCCGACGATTGGCGCAATACGCTCCACATCCAGCGGCTCGCCGCCGACACGGGCCTCGCGCCTCGTATCGTCCACGTCGACGAGCCGCGGCGCGCGGTCCTGACCGCCTTCGTCGCCGACCGTTCGTTCGCAGCCTTCTATCGGGACCCGCGCACCCACGATGCCGCGCTCACCCAGCTCGGCCATACCGTGCGCCGCATCCACGCGCTCCCCGTCCCCGAGGGCGCGCGCGAGCGGGATCCCCGAGCATTCCTTCTCCAGATATGGAACGGATTCCAGGCTGGCATCGCCCTCCCGGCCTTTGCCGGCGAGGCGGTGCAGCGCGCGCTCGCCGAGGAGTCGCCGCCCCGCGAAGGCGCCCTGGTCCTCGGCCACAACGACCTCAATCCCTCGAATCTCATCTACGACGGCGCGTCGATCCTGGTGCTCGATTGGGCCACGGCCGGGCCCATGGATCCCGATTACGATCTCGCGGTGCTCTCCGTCTTCCTGCGCATGGACGAGGGCACCTGCCTGCGCCTGCTCTCGGCTTACGACGGTCGCCCGTTCGTCGAGCTTCCCCGTCGCTTCAGGTACACCCGCCGGCTGGTCGCGGCGCTCGCCGGCGTGATGCAGCTCGACCTTGCCCGCCAGAGGCAACACGCGGGGGCCACCGGCGCGGAGACGCTCGACGCGACGCCCTCGCTCGGCGAGTTCTATCAGCGAATGGCAGCCGGCGCGCTGAAGCTCGGCACAGCCGACGGCCACTGGGCGTTTGGCCTCGCCCTGCTGAAGGAGTGCCTCGCGTTTTGA
- a CDS encoding endonuclease/exonuclease/phosphatase family protein, whose protein sequence is MSKAPSPTVIQPHAFARAEWQAAGPARPMAAGPLKLLTWNVWFGAHKFRARQEALLAEISRRSPDVILLQEVTRKLLAAIVDAPWVRAGYQVSDVDGSTFGRYGVLLLSRVHIRRLVMLDLPTEMGRRLLSAELSCGITVATVHLESTSECTSTRVAQLGIIQPYLAASNPDVVFAGDMNFAPDAAAENAALDPTFVDVWPALHGDRPGYTVDTNINFMRYVTHGKHSHKRIDRVFLRSRAWSPRAATLVGVEPIDEEGTFVSDHFGMEVELAPS, encoded by the coding sequence ATGTCGAAGGCGCCGAGCCCCACCGTCATCCAGCCTCACGCCTTCGCCCGAGCGGAATGGCAGGCCGCCGGGCCTGCGAGGCCAATGGCCGCCGGCCCCTTGAAGCTTCTCACGTGGAACGTGTGGTTTGGCGCCCACAAGTTCCGCGCGCGTCAGGAAGCGCTTCTCGCGGAGATCTCACGCCGGAGCCCCGACGTGATCTTGTTGCAGGAGGTCACCCGCAAGCTCCTTGCCGCAATCGTGGATGCCCCCTGGGTTCGCGCCGGTTATCAGGTCTCCGACGTCGACGGCAGCACCTTCGGGCGTTACGGCGTCTTGCTGCTCTCGAGGGTCCACATTCGGCGCCTCGTCATGCTCGATTTACCGACCGAAATGGGTCGACGCCTCCTTTCGGCCGAGCTTTCCTGTGGGATCACCGTGGCAACGGTACACCTGGAGAGCACGTCCGAGTGCACGTCGACGCGTGTTGCGCAGCTCGGGATCATCCAGCCCTACCTCGCGGCGTCGAACCCCGATGTGGTCTTTGCGGGCGACATGAACTTCGCGCCGGACGCCGCAGCCGAGAACGCCGCGCTCGACCCCACGTTCGTCGATGTCTGGCCTGCATTGCACGGCGATCGTCCGGGCTACACGGTCGACACGAACATCAACTTCATGCGTTACGTGACGCATGGCAAGCATTCCCACAAGCGCATCGACCGCGTTTTTCTGCGCAGCCGCGCCTGGTCGCCCCGCGCGGCGACGCTCGTCGGCGTCGAGCCGATCGACGAAGAGGGCACGTTCGTCTCCGATCACTTCGGAATGGAAGTCGAACTCGCGCCTTCGTGA
- a CDS encoding DNA/RNA non-specific endonuclease, whose product MSPGYDRAHLWPNRMGGPGDWEQNLVTMKAAANQTDMRMFEDRVFQAAQNGPVDYNISITNYGNGRPKSVTLSANPSSGSPFSLPLL is encoded by the coding sequence ATCAGCCCGGGGTACGACCGGGCGCACCTCTGGCCGAACCGGATGGGCGGCCCCGGGGATTGGGAGCAAAACCTCGTCACGATGAAAGCCGCAGCGAACCAGACGGACATGCGGATGTTCGAGGATCGCGTGTTTCAAGCTGCGCAGAATGGGCCGGTCGACTACAACATCTCCATCACGAACTACGGCAACGGTCGGCCCAAGTCGGTCACGCTCAGCGCCAACCCTAGCAGTGGCAGCCCGTTCAGCCTCCCGCTCCTTTGA
- a CDS encoding type VI secretion system Vgr family protein: MHNVRFLVDGAETLSCRSLRGTERLGQSTELALDLFSTEGVTPADVVGKPCAVVLEGGNGACVVGEIVTRFSAVVTANPNGERRYRATVRSRLAAVELRTRSRIFQKMTIPDIVKKVLLEAGYDGRQVELRLYESHLEREYVVQYAESDAAFVQRMCEDEGLVFRFDADEEGVERIVLEDSTTYSLAALGEPLPLVDVSALGMFEMAAFDARILAKRRPGKVTLRDYNYEKPDLSLSPTSKAGTNVE, from the coding sequence GTGCACAACGTGCGGTTTCTCGTCGACGGCGCCGAAACCCTCTCCTGCCGGAGTCTGCGCGGGACGGAGCGGCTCGGGCAATCCACCGAGCTGGCGCTCGACCTCTTTTCGACAGAAGGAGTCACCCCGGCTGATGTCGTGGGCAAACCCTGCGCGGTGGTGCTGGAGGGAGGGAACGGGGCGTGCGTCGTCGGGGAAATCGTCACGCGGTTTTCGGCCGTGGTCACGGCGAATCCGAACGGTGAGCGGCGCTACCGCGCCACGGTGCGCTCGCGCCTCGCGGCCGTCGAGCTCCGGACGCGGTCGCGCATTTTCCAGAAGATGACGATTCCCGACATCGTGAAGAAGGTGCTGCTCGAAGCCGGGTACGATGGGAGGCAGGTCGAGCTCCGGCTTTACGAGTCGCACCTCGAACGGGAATACGTCGTCCAGTATGCCGAGAGCGACGCGGCCTTCGTGCAGCGGATGTGCGAGGACGAGGGGCTCGTGTTTCGGTTCGACGCCGACGAGGAGGGCGTCGAACGGATCGTGCTCGAAGACTCCACCACGTATTCGCTCGCCGCGCTGGGGGAGCCGCTGCCGCTGGTCGACGTGTCGGCGCTCGGCATGTTCGAGATGGCGGCCTTCGACGCGCGTATCCTCGCCAAGCGCAGGCCCGGGAAGGTGACGCTGCGCGATTACAATTACGAGAAGCCGGATCTGTCGCTCTCCCCGACCTCGAAGGCCGGCACGAACGTGGAGTAA
- a CDS encoding DUF2169 family type VI secretion system accessory protein, which produces MSFSNATPYVALDVPTTGPDGHALVVAVVKATFDILPGGRIAPSDDPIPLRPNDIPLDAQNPNGSIVLPSDLSIEKHGADVIVTGDAVSKRRAESMDVVVKVKDRTVQLRVHGERRFTQGVAGVVVGPAVPFERMPIVYERAYGGMSEDLTLIEERNPAGVGVAKRKRDLLDRPAPQIEHPLRPHKDAGDKHPPVGLGPIMTHWLPRRTWAGTFDEAWQKTRIPLMPIDFDIRHNNAAHPDLQLDVPLAPGDLLSILGMHEEGVISFEIPAFPVIVRGRFDGGDKVVERPVLDTLVVHPNERRFEVIARKAFRTGRGKRVLRELQVDLST; this is translated from the coding sequence ATGAGCTTCAGCAACGCCACCCCCTACGTCGCGCTCGACGTCCCCACGACCGGCCCTGACGGCCACGCCCTCGTCGTCGCGGTCGTCAAAGCGACGTTCGACATCCTCCCCGGCGGACGTATCGCCCCCTCGGACGACCCCATCCCGCTGCGCCCGAACGACATTCCGCTCGACGCCCAAAACCCGAACGGCAGCATCGTGCTCCCGTCGGACCTCAGCATCGAAAAACACGGCGCGGACGTCATCGTCACCGGCGACGCCGTCTCGAAGCGCCGCGCCGAATCAATGGACGTCGTCGTGAAGGTGAAAGACCGCACGGTCCAGCTCCGCGTCCACGGCGAGCGGCGCTTCACCCAGGGCGTCGCCGGCGTCGTCGTGGGACCTGCCGTTCCCTTCGAGCGCATGCCGATCGTCTACGAACGCGCCTATGGGGGCATGAGCGAGGACCTCACGCTCATCGAAGAGCGAAACCCTGCCGGCGTGGGCGTCGCCAAGCGCAAACGAGACCTCCTCGATCGACCCGCCCCACAAATCGAGCACCCGCTCCGTCCGCACAAGGACGCCGGAGACAAGCACCCGCCCGTGGGCCTCGGTCCCATCATGACGCATTGGCTCCCGCGTCGAACCTGGGCCGGGACGTTCGACGAGGCGTGGCAGAAAACTCGAATACCCCTGATGCCGATCGATTTCGACATCCGGCACAACAATGCTGCGCATCCGGATTTGCAGCTCGACGTTCCGCTCGCGCCGGGGGACCTGTTATCCATCCTGGGGATGCACGAGGAGGGCGTGATCTCGTTCGAGATCCCTGCATTTCCGGTCATCGTGCGAGGACGCTTCGACGGTGGGGACAAGGTCGTCGAACGTCCCGTCCTTGATACCCTCGTCGTTCATCCGAACGAACGGCGCTTCGAGGTCATCGCGCGCAAGGCGTTCCGCACGGGCCGCGGGAAGCGGGTATTGCGGGAGCTTCAGGTGGATCTGAGCACTTGA
- a CDS encoding L,D-transpeptidase family protein: MPRPRPLAKRPILLAALVLAAVALLVLFLPPSSLAKPASCEKPEIVIRKKDAALDLHCGGKLFRTFSATFGAQPVGQKEREGDERTPEGAYRITSKSESERFHRFLGISYPEPVDLARAKKNGIDKPGGGIGIHGTKRKLVALARAWIRLSSATGLGQVWGPTDGCIGLANEDVDVVYALVPVGTKVTIKP, from the coding sequence ATGCCTCGCCCCCGCCCCCTCGCGAAACGCCCGATCCTCCTCGCCGCCCTCGTCCTCGCGGCGGTCGCCCTCCTCGTGCTTTTCCTGCCGCCTTCGAGCCTCGCGAAGCCCGCCTCCTGCGAGAAGCCCGAGATCGTCATCCGCAAGAAGGACGCCGCGCTCGATCTGCACTGCGGCGGAAAGCTGTTCCGTACCTTCTCGGCCACGTTCGGGGCGCAGCCCGTCGGGCAGAAGGAGCGCGAGGGGGACGAGCGCACGCCCGAGGGGGCCTATCGCATCACGAGCAAATCGGAGAGCGAGCGATTTCATCGATTCCTCGGGATCTCCTATCCGGAGCCCGTCGACCTCGCGCGGGCGAAGAAGAATGGGATCGACAAACCTGGCGGCGGCATTGGCATCCACGGGACGAAACGGAAGCTCGTGGCGCTCGCGCGGGCGTGGATCCGCCTCTCCAGCGCGACCGGGCTCGGGCAGGTATGGGGCCCGACGGACGGCTGCATCGGGCTCGCCAATGAAGACGTCGACGTGGTCTATGCCCTCGTCCCCGTCGGCACGAAGGTGACGATAAAGCCCTGA
- a CDS encoding PfkB family carbohydrate kinase — MAAPDILLIGHVARDLLSTDPNDGYRLGGTVSFAAVTSVRLGRRPTIVTAAAPGLDVSELPREVELHVLPSEATTTFVNTYTEAGRIQHCSMRARPITAADIDPSLRRPRAALLGPIADEITPDVAHVLAEETLVVATPQGWMRRFDESGRVHGKPWESAPEILPHVDAVVLSLEDINADLRRLDPIVAQVPLVVVTEYRDGSTLYRRRDDGSISVTRIPPRPAREIDPTGAGDVFATAFMIRFQETGDPVEAARFANVTASFGVEAVGVAGIPSRDVVLAYMQENPFRGGAHG, encoded by the coding sequence ATGGCCGCGCCGGACATCCTGCTCATCGGACACGTCGCCCGGGATCTGCTCAGCACCGATCCGAACGACGGCTACCGTCTCGGCGGCACGGTGAGTTTTGCCGCCGTCACGTCCGTGAGGCTCGGGCGTAGACCCACGATCGTCACCGCGGCGGCGCCGGGCCTCGACGTCTCCGAGCTGCCGCGCGAGGTCGAGCTCCACGTCCTCCCCTCGGAGGCCACGACCACCTTCGTCAATACCTATACCGAGGCGGGCCGCATCCAGCATTGCAGCATGCGCGCGCGCCCGATCACCGCCGCTGATATCGATCCCTCGTTGCGCCGACCGCGGGCCGCGCTACTCGGGCCCATTGCCGACGAGATCACCCCCGACGTGGCCCACGTCCTCGCCGAGGAAACGCTGGTCGTGGCCACGCCCCAGGGATGGATGCGGCGCTTCGACGAAAGTGGACGCGTCCATGGCAAACCATGGGAGAGCGCGCCCGAGATTCTCCCGCACGTGGATGCCGTCGTGCTCTCGCTCGAAGACATCAACGCGGATCTCCGCCGCCTCGACCCGATCGTCGCGCAGGTGCCCCTCGTGGTCGTCACCGAATACCGGGACGGGAGCACGCTGTACCGACGCCGCGACGACGGGTCGATCTCCGTGACGCGAATCCCGCCCCGCCCAGCCCGGGAGATCGACCCCACCGGCGCCGGAGACGTCTTCGCGACGGCCTTCATGATTCGTTTCCAGGAGACCGGTGATCCGGTGGAAGCGGCGCGCTTCGCCAATGTCACCGCCTCGTTCGGCGTCGAGGCCGTCGGGGTGGCCGGAATTCCGAGCCGCGACGTGGTGCTCGCGTATATGCAGGAGAACCCCTTTCGCGGCGGCGCGCACGGGTGA
- a CDS encoding putative sensor domain DACNV-containing protein, giving the protein MIAPLKARWYEWARQESEPPALPSDDKLALLLEVAYHASYTADERRGTQFRAVVCSPDLRETEIDHPLRIDPPRIFTPHEIMRLAPAADAAKVMLTVDPRGEEPLIWGFCNGADMQLTVSVMAPGKLSVGRNMRSLVALEDGRIFEEGERLGVFQSVIEALAEATDALWDGVNWRGRTWSPQVNYPAHLHDILSTIRKLGHGGTVLVIPDRECKSLSWRQLVKIKYQCQDDSVWPLLRKSVFQFDEDSPGRGAMEFQYAEDKARRLLERLPGLTAVDGALLLTDRYRVLGFGVEVLAQTELETIFLPDGTSRSVEAYGTRHRSAFRFCAAYPRGAAFVCSQDGSIKCVRNRDGRVTLYE; this is encoded by the coding sequence ATGATCGCGCCGCTGAAGGCGCGCTGGTACGAATGGGCGCGACAAGAAAGCGAGCCTCCGGCGCTCCCGAGCGACGACAAGCTCGCGCTCCTGCTCGAAGTCGCATACCACGCGAGCTACACGGCGGACGAGCGCCGCGGCACCCAGTTCCGCGCCGTCGTTTGCAGCCCCGACCTGCGCGAAACGGAGATCGATCACCCCCTCCGGATCGACCCGCCGAGGATCTTCACGCCGCATGAAATCATGCGCCTCGCGCCGGCCGCGGACGCGGCCAAGGTCATGCTGACCGTCGATCCACGCGGGGAGGAGCCGCTCATCTGGGGATTCTGCAATGGCGCGGACATGCAGCTCACCGTCTCCGTGATGGCGCCCGGGAAGCTCTCCGTGGGGCGCAACATGCGCAGCCTCGTGGCCCTGGAAGACGGGCGCATCTTCGAGGAGGGCGAGCGGCTCGGCGTCTTTCAATCCGTGATCGAGGCGCTCGCCGAGGCGACCGACGCGTTATGGGACGGCGTCAACTGGCGCGGGAGAACCTGGTCTCCCCAGGTGAATTACCCGGCGCACCTGCACGATATCCTCTCGACGATCCGCAAACTCGGGCACGGGGGCACGGTCCTCGTCATCCCCGATCGTGAATGCAAGTCCCTCTCCTGGCGACAGCTCGTCAAAATCAAATATCAGTGCCAGGATGATTCGGTCTGGCCGCTCCTGCGAAAATCAGTCTTCCAGTTCGACGAGGATTCCCCAGGCCGAGGCGCCATGGAGTTCCAGTATGCGGAGGACAAGGCGCGCCGCCTGCTCGAACGGCTGCCCGGCCTCACGGCGGTGGACGGAGCGCTGCTCCTCACGGACCGATATCGAGTGCTCGGATTCGGCGTCGAGGTGCTCGCGCAGACCGAGCTCGAAACGATCTTCCTGCCGGACGGCACGTCCCGGAGCGTCGAGGCCTACGGCACGCGGCATCGATCCGCGTTCCGCTTCTGCGCGGCGTACCCTCGCGGAGCGGCTTTTGTTTGCTCGCAGGATGGCTCGATCAAATGCGTGCGCAATCGGGATGGAAGGGTCACGTTGTACGAGTGA
- the cheB gene encoding chemotaxis-specific protein-glutamate methyltransferase CheB, with protein sequence MERPIRVLVVDDSAFARKVLREVLSKQPGLEVVDIARDGLDALEKIAEHRPDVVVLDLVMPNLDGIGVLRALPTTGAPAVVAVSISDAQSELGQKALAYGAVDLVQKPTSLATDRLYEVSNELVVRVLAAAALRRGAEHPRETPAARPIHRTSLVVVGASTGGPQALTRLFTSLPRDFPVPVVAALHIPPGYTAALARRINEASAVSVQEALDDQELAPGLVVLARGGTNLRVERRAERPYARLETGYVGGLHRPSVDLLFRSAAEGFGAGVLGVVLTGMGDDGLEGARAIHAAGGRLLVEAESSCVVYGMPRCVREAGLALGEAPIDKMGDLLVWHAA encoded by the coding sequence ATGGAACGGCCAATCCGGGTGCTCGTCGTCGATGATTCGGCTTTCGCGCGCAAGGTTTTGCGGGAGGTCCTGAGCAAGCAGCCGGGCCTCGAGGTGGTCGATATCGCGCGGGACGGCCTCGACGCGCTCGAAAAGATCGCCGAGCACCGGCCCGACGTCGTCGTCCTCGATCTCGTGATGCCGAACCTCGACGGCATCGGCGTCTTACGCGCGCTCCCCACGACAGGCGCGCCCGCGGTCGTGGCGGTCAGCATCTCGGACGCGCAGAGCGAGCTTGGCCAAAAGGCGCTCGCGTACGGGGCGGTCGACCTCGTCCAGAAGCCCACCTCGCTCGCGACCGATCGGCTGTACGAGGTCTCGAACGAGCTCGTGGTCCGGGTCCTCGCGGCGGCCGCTCTCCGGCGGGGCGCGGAGCATCCGCGCGAAACGCCGGCCGCGCGGCCCATCCACAGGACGAGCCTCGTCGTCGTCGGGGCCTCCACGGGCGGCCCGCAGGCGCTCACGCGCCTGTTCACCTCGTTGCCGCGTGATTTTCCGGTCCCCGTCGTCGCGGCCCTGCATATCCCGCCGGGATATACGGCGGCCCTCGCCCGTCGAATCAACGAAGCGAGCGCGGTCTCGGTCCAGGAAGCTCTCGACGACCAGGAGCTCGCTCCCGGCCTCGTGGTTCTGGCGCGTGGAGGAACGAACCTGCGGGTCGAGCGCCGGGCGGAGCGCCCCTACGCGCGCCTCGAAACGGGCTACGTCGGGGGGTTACACCGCCCCTCGGTGGATCTCCTTTTCCGCAGCGCCGCCGAGGGATTCGGGGCCGGCGTGCTGGGCGTCGTGCTGACGGGAATGGGCGACGACGGCCTCGAAGGCGCGCGCGCCATTCACGCGGCCGGCGGGAGGCTCCTCGTCGAAGCGGAATCGTCTTGTGTGGTCTACGGCATGCCGCGGTGTGTTCGCGAGGCGGGCCTCGCGCTGGGAGAGGCGCCGATCGACAAGATGGGCGACCTGCTCGTGTGGCACGCTGCCTGA
- a CDS encoding CheR family methyltransferase has translation MNGLPMSPQVFAILGALIEEKLGIHYGPLDKDLLGDKVALRAVEAGFDSLLDYYYYLRYDPAGPAELDALADVLVVGETYLFRELDQLEALVRDVLVPLVEAGSPRRPRIWSAACATGEEPYSIAMCLADRGLLDRVEIVASDLSTRSLAAARAGDYGPRALRSQVKVPPFAWRFLQKNGERIVVSEEIRRTVDFRRINLLDSDSIGKLGFFDVIVCRNVLIYFQDSTARRVIDMLTGALVPSGTLLVGVSESLLRLGTALRCEERGGAFVYRKAG, from the coding sequence ATGAACGGCTTGCCGATGTCCCCCCAGGTCTTCGCCATCCTCGGCGCGTTGATCGAGGAAAAGCTCGGCATCCATTATGGGCCGCTCGACAAGGATCTGCTCGGCGACAAGGTCGCGCTGCGCGCCGTCGAGGCGGGCTTCGATTCGCTCCTCGATTACTACTACTATCTGCGTTACGACCCCGCCGGTCCGGCCGAGCTCGACGCGCTGGCCGACGTCCTCGTCGTCGGCGAGACCTATCTCTTCCGCGAGCTCGATCAGCTCGAGGCCCTCGTGCGTGACGTGCTGGTGCCCCTCGTCGAGGCCGGCAGCCCGCGCAGGCCGCGTATCTGGTCGGCCGCGTGTGCGACCGGGGAGGAGCCGTACAGCATTGCCATGTGTCTCGCCGATCGTGGCCTGCTCGATCGGGTGGAGATCGTGGCGAGCGACCTGAGCACGCGCTCTCTCGCGGCGGCGCGCGCGGGTGATTACGGGCCCCGGGCGCTGCGCAGCCAGGTGAAGGTCCCGCCCTTCGCCTGGCGCTTCCTGCAGAAGAACGGCGAGCGCATCGTGGTGAGCGAGGAAATCCGCAGAACCGTCGATTTCCGGCGCATCAATTTGCTCGACAGTGATTCCATCGGAAAACTCGGTTTTTTCGATGTCATCGTTTGTCGCAATGTGCTCATTTACTTCCAGGACTCGACAGCACGACGCGTGATCGACATGCTCACGGGGGCCCTCGTGCCCAGCGGCACCCTGCTCGTGGGGGTGTCAGAGTCGCTCTTGCGGCTCGGCACCGCGCTCCGATGCGAGGAGCGGGGCGGGGCCTTCGTCTACCGAAAGGCGGGCTGA